The DNA region ATTCTAAGACAGTCCTTGATTTCAGGACAGTGAAATGTGAAAATATGTCTTAGAGCAGAAGACATATATAGTAGACTTAGTTTTTGTCACAGAACTCGAAAGCTTTACCTGGAGGTGCAGGGGGAGGTAGCCTTGGTGGAGGTCCCCGAGGAGGAGGGCCGGGGGGCAAACCTGGAGGTGGACCTGGGGGAGGGCCAGGTGGTCGGCCTGGTGGGGGTCCTGGAGGTAAAAGTCGGGGTAAAGGCCCTCGGAGTCCTGGCATTCCAGGTGGTCTCAGGAATGGAGGCGCTCCTGAAAAGAGAAAGGTATAAATGTTGAACAAATATACAGGAAGTAATGATGGTGGTATAAAGGTTTAATTTAACCTGAAATATCTAAGTGTCagagacagtatgttgaatgtaTTACGGATCCTTTCTTCTTATTTCCTGGCATGACAAAAAAACATAATCACAGCTCTGCTGCTCTGGAAATACACAAAAAATGAGAAGACATCTTAAATGGTTCTAGTACAAACTGAGACTGAAATATAAcctaaaacaaaatatagaagAACAAGCACCGCTGTGCTTCAATCAGAAAAGGATGAACTCAAATGAAGAAAACTTAATGGGCTGATAGACAAGACTCATAAAGAGCCAAGATGTTCTATATATTGTTTCAAATTGCAAAGGTTTTTATATTCTTAATCAGAAGTCCTGACAAAATAAAGACTGAGAACTGTTTTCTCTAACTATAAGCTATAAAGATTACAATGACATTCACATATTCCCATTCTTTGTAAACCCTAAGACAGTATTAATTGTGTCCATGTCCTAGTCTCACCTTCTACTAATACAGAACTGGGTCGACCtatcatattaataaaaagtaGTACTAAAGAAAGCCTCAATCACATGCTCAAATTTCTGTCTGCTataatcagaattaaagaactcTAAAAAGGGGGGCACTATGGAGAAAACAGATGGCTGTCAGAAGCTACAGGAATAAACATGTTTCACTAATCCTTTGAGAATTCTTGATTTCTTATAGAATTATCActaggaggaaaaacaaaaatcatcaaTATGCATAATGTATGATATTTGCTGAAATGATTTCACTCTTGTGATGGTTAAGCTCAaatgccaacttggccaggttatggtgccaagttgtttggtcaagcaagttgTGGCCTGAATGCTGAGGACATTTGTCAGTTAAGTTCACTGCATCTatgtctatggctgattacatctacaatcaactgaggaaattgccttcaacaatgagagccatctcatccaatctgttgaagactttaaaaggagaagtgatgatatCAAGCAGTCAGAACAGAGAATATCTGTCTCTACCTCAGCCAGCTTGTTTCTCCttgagaattcatcaaaaacattcatcagagttcccagcttacACTGTGCCCTACGGAATTTGGACTTaccattcccacagtcatgtgagataatgcttataaaaatctcgtaatatttacagatatctcctgttggttctgtttccttagagaactcTAATATAACTCTCTAACCTCATTTAACATGATTATTTGTTCACACTATGTAAGTGCTTACCTGGAGGTGGCCCAGGAGGAAGGCCTGTAGGTGGTCCAGGTGGCCGTAAAGGCGGTGCTGGTGGTGGTCCAAGAGGAGGTGGTCCTGGCATGGGAGGTGCTTGTATCTGAGAAGGAGGAACAGACTGTGGAGGAGCCTGCTGCTGTGAAGAAGCTGCAGATGTACCATCTGAAagagattcttctttatgctgtttttgtgactgcttttctgtttcagaatcatcagaatcatcttcatcatcatcctcTGAAAATTCCTCTACTTCTCGTCCCTCCTCTGGGATTTCCTGacctgaaagaaattttaaaccaCATAAGTACAGCTGATTAATTTTTTGTACAGTGGTATAACAGCAATATGCTTGACAAATGCTTTCTATTAATTAGTGGCCAGATAGTCTTTTTCAACAGATGTGGAAGAATCAAATACTATTCTAAGCTCATCTATGCTAGTAAATATGCATGGTAGTTTAGTTGATTGAATCAAGGCTTTAGAATAAGACCTGGGTTTAAATGTCAACTGaactacttactagctgtgtaactttAGGTAACCTACCTTAATGTCTCTAAACTTTAATTTTCTGTAAAACAagaattcattatttattttaagggTTGTTGTTGAGATACTAAAtgtgaaaatacaagaaaaagcaGTTGGAACAAAGAAACACCAAAAGGTAATTCACTATTCTTGCCCGGCCTTACCTGCCATTCGAAGCATCATGGCTTGAAGAGGAGTCAGTTCCttcatgttcttctttttttttcttgattttccaggCATATCTGCAAATCGTACACTCAGACCTAAAGAGATGGGTTAGGGATGAAGTGGGGATGGGAAATCAACAAAATTCAGTAAATACTTACTGTGTAATGAACACTATAGAGTACTAGATATAATTGTTGCCCACTAGGTGGCAGAAGCAAGTACTGGAAAAGACATCCACATTTAAGGATAGTACATAAAATGTTAACTAGTTGTAAATATATGCTATGCAACAGAttgaagaatttagaaaatactatTAATAAGCTTATACCAATAACATTGAAACGGTAGTCAAAGACCTAATCCCTAACAGGCAACTGGCCCAAATAGCTCCACAAGAAAATTCAATCAAACTTTCAAGTTAGAGAAACTTCTTATTAAAAACCATAGGAAAAGATGGAATGCTGTCCAATTTAGGAAGCTAGCATAAACCTAATATCAAACTAAGCTACTGGctcaaataaaatataagcaaactgAATCCTAcagggtttaaaaaaataagtatataggGTTGATCCCAGAAATGTAAGATGGTTCAACATTAAACAAGCCAATGATATAAAAAGTCAGTAAATATTAGTGAATGAATGTCAAATCATAGTTGGGACAACTATTTTTAGCATGTCTGTACTGGTAAGTATATATAAAACCAGTctgcagaaaaagaggaaatgcaaCAGGCAAGAGACCATGCAATCCCTGAGAGTGCTGGAACTGCTATGACTCTAATGGGATTATATTTTCTAGTATGTTTCATGTATGAGCATATATTTTAGTTACCAGCCTTCTCCACGTTTTTATTGGAAACATATGATTTTTAAGAactataaggagaaaaaaaactattattaaaTGCTAAAGACTGTGTTGCAGGCTACAAAAACAATCACCAAAGAAGTTCTAAAACTACTGAGGTGTGACATAATAATCATATATTTTAGATACTTAAAATCTAGAGTGTAAAAAAACCTTTCTTCTTGTGAACCCAAGAAATTCTAAGGTAGTACTTTGTAATACTTCTAATGCAAGAACAAGAcaccagggcaggccacggtggctcagcaggcagagttctcgcctaccatgagagatcgatttctggtgcctgcctatgtcaaaaaaaaaaaagaacaagacacCATACTCATTTCATATTGTTTGTTTGGTAGCTATTACAATCTTATAAgtgttaaaattttctttatgaaCCAATGTCCATAACCACCGTATTTAACTTAGTGTGAATTTGTAATAATTacaaaaacacatacatatattacTGATAGAATGTTCCAATGAAATCACCATGACTTTGTTCACAGATGTACCTGAATTATAGCTCAGGTTCTTAAAAGAGACTATGCACACAGAAAAACCAAAGGGCTTCAAATGTATACATGAGTTTCATGTATAATGAAAACCTACATGTGCTTGCTTTGGCAACATATGTACTAGAATTGGAATAATAAAGCAAAGATcacatggcccctgcacaaggaagACATGTAGATTTGTAAAGAATtcgtattaaaataaaaaacaaaaaagcaaaaatggttttctcctctttcttataCATACCCATGATAGCGCATCTTTATGCCACTGACTAGCTGTTGTCTTTATTCCCAGAGGCAGATTTCATTacatagactttttaaaaaaagttcacactattttaaaagtttttttcccccctcaaaaAGCAACTATTGGGTACTTAATACCTGTCAAAACGTTGAAGTTTTAGAGGTGTAAAAATGAATAGAGCTAGGGTCCCTACTTTCAAGGAGCTCAAAATTACTTTCAGAGATCCATCAGTAAATAAGGACCTTTGACTTAATGAGCGATTGATCAATACCACGGAGCTTTCATATGCACAcacctgactttttttcttcagtgttgTCTCTCTCACTATCATCACGGTGCACAAATTCATCTACCTCACTTTCTCCATCTGACCTGTCAGTATCACTGTCATCAGTGCTGTCATCATGTTTATCTTGATCCATGTCCTCAGGATAGCCATCATCCTCACTGGTGCTGGAAATATCGTCATCATGCCCTCGCTGAGCTGAAAAGTGGGGAGAAAGCACATAAGCAGTATGACTGGATTCTCTACTACATGTTACCCAGAAGTACAGAAAAACATGCTCACTACTTAACTCTGAATATAATAACTTCATTGTTTAAACAAACTTCAACATAGTCGTAGTCTGGCAGTATTTTCATTGGGCAAATTAAATTCTTTTTGGCaatgtaagatttttaaaaaatatgttcaaaattgACAAGATTCCAGGCAGAAACAATTAtctgtatacatacacatacttATACATCATTACCTTAATATGACAACCATAAAGCTGAAAGGTTAACAGGTATGTTAAGAAATTAGTACTAACAGTGACATCTGTAAGAAAAGTCTGATTTACAGTAGAATAAGCATTTCTATACATACTTACGTATTATGCTTTTATGCTTTTACTTGGGTAGATCTTATGATATATCCATCTGTAGGTACTAATCTACACAGTATCCCTATTTATTTCCTAAATTCCAAGGCTAATAAATAACATTAAGGCACAAACACAAAAACTGACAgtgaaaaggttaaaaaatggCTTCGTAAGCCATTCCTTACCAAGTTCAGGACTATATAACATATCTTCGTCTCGCCTACGAGGAGGAAGATCTAGGGCAAAGCCTACTTTACGGCCATACATCTGCAAGACTTGAGGAGGAGGTGGACCAGGGGGAGGACCAGGAGGTTTTCTACCAGGGGGCAAACGTGGAACACCATGTCCAAGAAGAGGAAGTATAGAAACTGCCCGAGTTGGAGGTCTGTGTAGACAATTTTATAGTAATTATATAAAAGCATGAGATATTTACTTCTAAACAATTTTAAGGggatttcatatttatttcacatttactGAAATGAGGCATTGTTTATATCCATTGTCTTTATTTCCTATGCATTAATTTTGGCACCTGACAGTCAAgaggtgcttttttaaaaaaattattttttattgatatatattatatagtcacatactatgtaatcatccaatgtgtacaatcaatggttcacaatatcatcatataactgtgcacatcatcacaattgactcttttgtagtgtatgtgaaaaataacatatatacaaaaaagcaataaatttcaaggcacatcacatcaattagttgtagaacagatttcagagtttggtatgggttacaatttcacaattttaggctttcacttctagctgccctaagatactggacactaaaagaagtatcagtatagtgattcagcaaccattctcatttgttaaccccatcttctctttataactccaaaGAGGTGCTTTTAGTAAATGCTATTTGACTATGATACTGCTGTCTTACCCATAGGCTGAAGTCTTTTTAAGGATAGAAGGTGGCTGGGCACCAGGAAGTGGAATGTCCTGGATCAAGATGTTGGAAGGAGCATGGGGCATATCTGGCAAAGGAATACTCTCAACTTCCACGTGCTGAGCATTCTGAAATACAGATAATCTTTCAGTGGTATGATAAAAGAACAACCCACAAACTCAATACTAAAATTTAACATCAACTGTTTCAAACCTAGAtttactttacatttaaagtaaatatGAAAGAACAAGAACAAGAACAACCTTGTCAATACTTCCAAAGACTGTCAAAGAActgaaatacatgtttttttcctaaaagaaataaaaatccagcAGTTCTATGCCTCTTATGATCAAATGTTTCTTTTTGATTAGGATTTGAAAAAGCTGTTGAGAGAAGTTTAACTATTAAAAGCAcctgacaaaaacaaaacaaagtacttAACATCAAAGCtatctatttaatattttgatattaaataaaaaatactacatATCAAAAAATAACTTAGAAATAGTGTATTACTGGTAGTCAAGAGGCTGCTTATACTCTGAAATTGTTGTCTGGGCTTAATCTCTGCCAAGTACTAGTTGTATGATTATACAGATTACAATACTCCTCCATCACAGTTTCCTTAATTGTGAAATGGGGAACATACTAACcactttacaaaaaaataattataccattaagacatttttaaaatattgagttaaaatttataatgaaatatacaaattcaacGAATTATGACAAACACATATGCCCATAGAGTAACTTCAAGCCTGTTCCCAACTAATCCCTGATCTTGTCCCAAAGCAACCattgttaaaatttttcttctgtagATTACTTTTTGGTTTTAGAAtttcacaaaaatggaaaaacgACTATGAAAGGAGCTGAACATGCTTTTTGACATTTATCTATGTTGCTGTAtcaatatcattctttttttattgctgagtaatctTCCACTGTATAAGTATACTAATTTATCCATTGTCCTGTTGATGAAATGACCATGAGAGAATGACTATGATCAAGCCACTAACTTTTAAGAGCAAATGTAAGTATAACATTTTagtttatcttttaaaagaaacttgATTACCTTGACAGCATCAAAATATTGACTAAGTTGAGCCCTCTTTTGTTCATATTCTACTTCTAGCTTTCTCAATTCTTTGTAAATATCTGGATTCTCTTTTTCATAGAGTCGTAGAATACGTTCAAAGGTTTCACGCAGCTTTTTACGTTTGTCTTTCAGCACCTTCTCATTTAACTGGGGCTGTTGCACAGGGTTAAATTCTGGGTAAAAGCAGATTACAGAATGAAACACACAAAAAGGTCATTTCATCTATATATTCATAAgctatatgaaaatataatatatataatatatatctaaTACAATAAAACCTCCTGATAggttaaaaacttttaaaagagatCTAGACACCAGATttactcttttcatttttactcaaaagacattaaaattcaatcctttaaaaatggccaataattttacttccttttctgagaaatgtCACCCACGCATTTGGCTTTGTCATTGTAATAAAGATCAAATTTCACTCCTCTATTTTGAAAATCTGATATAGTGTAGTTTCATATGGGCTCTCTCATTTAGTTTGTGATCTTGGGTACTTAACTTCGAGCATCcactttctcatctgaaaaatgagaatattaacTACTTCACAACAAAGCTCTGATCAttaaatatcataaataaaatatccagCAGTGTCAGGCTCATCAGAGGCACtttactattatttctggattcatGATTTCTGTCTACCTATCATATGATCCTTGCTTTCCCTAATTGATCACTTGTCAACATGGGAATTAAGGTCAGGTCCCTGCATCAAAAGGGATTAACCTGACCAGGTCTGCTTGGTCAATCCTAGATCCCTTTTCCCCTCACCAGTGACTGATCCAGTGGGATTTCAAATGTAGATGTGAGAGACAAGCTCTCATATTCTTTTCTGGAAGTATTAAGCAGGATAAAATTAATATAGAGCCATCTATGGCCTTGACTCCCAACCACCACTAATTCCACACACATGTCCCACTTAACATCCCAAGGAAATGTTCCCATCAGTATGCAGAATAAAGCTAACAAACAACAGGCCAGATGGAGAGAACTAATGATTTCTGGGATTCCAAAGTTAGCTTCCTCTAGGATTTCCCAATTATGGGAGACGACACATTGGTTCTTTCCTGCTTAAATTGGTTTGTGTTGACTTTTAGAAATTGTAACCCGAACCCAAATGAACTgttcccttctccctttcttgAGAATAACACGTCTGATTACCTTCTTTCCCACATTTTAAGTATTAACCTTGTTGATTTATTATTCAAATCCATAAATTACATTCTTACATTGTACTATGTCAactatatatgaataaaagaGTTGATATATTGTGAGTTTTAATCCTAGCATTGCCGGGTTAGCAGTgcgaccttgggaaagttacctAAAAATCTATGTCTCAGTTTCCAAATTTGTAAAATGTAGACAATTACCCTAAAaggttgttgtaaagattaagtAAAAAAACCCGTGGCGCATAGTGAAGTAAGTATTCAATAAGTCCCCATTATTACTATCATCTtgtcttaaaagaaaacaaaacataaaatcaaCTTTGAATTACCTAATAGATGATACCTTAGCACCCTAGAGTTAATAATTGTCCCCAATGATATTTACACCAGAGGCAAGAACTAGAACAGTTACAGATGAACTCGGAAAGATTTGGGATCATCCAGCCAGCCCGTAAGTACTTTTGCTCAGGATAACTACACAGGCTCTCAAAAACCCTTTGATATCATAATACCGTATTTTACCTGGCTGGATTTTTGAACTCCACTTATTATCTCACTGAGCAGTTCCATGGTAACCCTTTCACTTACTGTATGTGTTTTTTTGCCAATTGTGGAAAGTATATAGGTACCTTTGTAAACAAAACTTGTAAAGATGactttaaaatgccattttaaaaaggTGGCAAGGGACAGAAGAAATAGAATTGGTGAAATGTTGACAACTAAAGAGCATATGGGtgttaagtatttattttttgcatgtttgaAAACATCCATctaaaaaatgacaagaaaaccCAAATGTTCTAACATTTTGAGAATGGGTATTTGTGGGTTGGGAAAAAATTTCCAGTGGCAGCGCTATACAGACAATTCTCAGGCAACATAGATGTAAGGAAAGGGTAATAGGCAGTTACCTCACATGATTTCAGTAATGACAAAGAATGGTATTCAAGGTGCTTATGAAGCGACTGAATAAAATTATCCTATGAAATGTGAAAGGCAGGAAtcctaatatattttatatactttgacTTTAAGCATTTAATGCTATCTTCTATATCATGACAAAATAGTCATATACAGATTCTTCTCACTGGAAAAATGGGAAACTGTCTTATATTCATGGTAATTTAACAGGAAAAATGGGAAATGGCCTTAAATTTATAATGGTTTAACACTTAGATTTACACAGTAGTTGtcaacattaaaaaagtaaatcaaaacaaagaaaccacaaCAGAAAAAGGTAATTTCATAAACCAAATTTCAACCTTCTCTCAAAAAAAATGATCTAGTCCTACTGGATTTATCTTATAACAAAgttagctaaaaataaaaataaaaatagtggtTTTTTAAAGTCATGAGCTCGCCTGTTTGCAACAGCCCACCCCCTCCAATCCCTGACAACAGTGTCAAACACCattatgcttttctttctttcttatgctAAAGCTGCTTCACTCATTACCTGCTTGCCCCATGTGCTTCTATTACATCTGCTATGAAAttcttgccttttaaaaaattcttaccCATTTCGTCTAATTTCTCCATGTCTCGGATAATCTGTTTGGGATCCTTCATCTTCAAAACTGCAGCTCGTACCATCATACGCTGTTTTTTGTTCTTAGAAACATAAAAGGAGCAGAATATGAAGAGGTTGGGCACTCGTgggtgttttttaaatttgtttatttaaacaGGATTTTGATCCACTCCTTAATTTCTGACCATTTGTTTTAATAAACTAGAAAAGAGCCACGTAAATTTTTTGCTCTTAAAAGGGTTTCAACTTTTGTCAAAAAGATAAGTGATATTTACAAAATGTGCTTTCTTAGGAAAGTATTATTTTAACCTAGTGAGATTTTTAGCAGTtgcttaaaaaatttattctttagatttctttttttaacaaaagttGCAATCAAATACTAAAATTATCTATCAGAACAGAGAAAAGTTTCTCAAGATTTAATgctaaacaatgaaagaaaacataagtgAAAACTACTAGAATTCTGAGTtccttaaatgttttaaatgcatgatattaaaaaataaatcctttcTTATTCTTGGGAAGAACTTTGCCCAAAACACCATAGTTACCTATTCAAGATAATGGGTTTATAAAGCTGTTTTGTTTCACATTTATATCCTTTCACTAATTCAGCAAATTATCACAAGATACACCAAACAATACTTATGGCTACAAAGGATGCTTCTGAAACCATACCTTCTTTAATTCTCTCTTCCGAGCTTCCTTtccttaaaaaggagaaataaaacttcAGAATCTTGAACATTATCATTGTCTCCAATTTAATACAATTTTCACTCTGAGAGgactttaatttccacattttagaTTAGGAAGACtaataactgagttttcaaaacgCAATGCTTTCTAACTGTGGCACAACTGACATCGGGGATGCATAATTCTTTGTCGTGGGAGGCCATCTGATGCATTGTAGAATATTTAGCGGCATCCCTGGCCTCTAGCCACTAAGTGCTAAAAGTAATtgtgacaaacaaaaattcttgaggcatttttaagcttcttaaaaaaataattatgaatctgaaggaaaaaatacCATAACCTACTAAATGAGTGCTTATAAACCTCATCTGTTCAAATTCTAAGTATAAAAAGAAAGCTTTAAGCCAATTCTACTGTACTGCAAACCAATCAAATTTGAAACTGGTAAtataaatactaatttttttaCATCTTAGAAGTTTAACTCATGTGCTCACAAGAACAATGGTTAACTTTATACAACCGATGTGTATCACTGCTGATCTTGTAATTATGCCACAATGAAATAAACAGATTCCCCAGTGCTTATACTTTTTACCACTCACAAGAACAATGGTTAACTTTCTACAACTGATGTATATCACTACTGATCTTGTAATTATGCCATAATGATATAAACAGATTCCCCAATGCTTACACTTTTTACCATTCCTTAACATTTGCTTATCATTGCACATTAATGGACACTTACGGGCCTGGTCTGTGGGGTTCATAAATTTTCCACTCTTGGTGGATGACGTAGATCTCCGTCCCATGtttaaaatctgtattgtttacttcttcatcaaaaaaaaaaaaaggcaacctgaaaatacaaataagtaacttacatttttctgtattcataattttttcccctttttagagTACCTTAATATCTGACAAGAAATAGTCTTGATTAATTTTTTGAGAACTTGTTCTTATTCTCAAATTTAGTATCCAAGAAAGATGGCCTCAACTTTCTTGACAAGGAAAAATTAGATCTTTAACGTTCATTAGTAAGACAAAGGGTCTGAAAAGCACTGTGCATATGATTAAATCATCAATgtagccttaaaaaaaaatcaatcataacTCTGACTGTTGACTGAAAAAATCAACCACTTTCAGCAATATGGCACAAACCATGAACACCGGAAGCCATTCATTAGCCCTTTCCCTACAGCTTCCCTTTATTTATCTGtaggatgaaaaaaagaatagggGTATGGAATTTGGGCCCAAAGACAAATAGTTCACCCATGCCTATTCATAGTTTTTCTTAGCATGCATTCTCCCAACACTTCTGAGACCATAAAAAATCATTAACTGAAATATACTTCTAATTCAGATATAGCTCTTGCTttccaaaaatttaaaactaaaaatgaaaatactcaaAATAAGCATTATATAAGGAAGCTTTCATAAACTTCCATTTTTATCGACATACATTTTCCTAACTAGTACCTACTTGATTcctgatttgtatttttaaaaatacctaaatgTGATAATTGTGGttgagggaaaatattttctaCGCAAAATTTTTGTTAGGCTAAGACCATATTATATCATTTCTTCCCCTATTCCAAATGAATGAgatgtaactttttaaaactctCTTTACAATGATAAGGGTTaacaaatttcctctctttagaAAGCAGGCACTTTTAAAAGAGAGCCAAAGGGAAGATCATGAAGTAGATTATTTGGTAGATTATACAATTATATTCTCTCTCCCTTTACACAGGCATTGTCAGATCAGTTGATTACGGTATTACTtcttaaaataaat from Tamandua tetradactyla isolate mTamTet1 chromosome 7, mTamTet1.pri, whole genome shotgun sequence includes:
- the WBP11 gene encoding WW domain-binding protein 11 isoform X1; translated protein: MGRRSTSSTKSGKFMNPTDQARKEARKRELKKNKKQRMMVRAAVLKMKDPKQIIRDMEKLDEMEFNPVQQPQLNEKVLKDKRKKLRETFERILRLYEKENPDIYKELRKLEVEYEQKRAQLSQYFDAVKNAQHVEVESIPLPDMPHAPSNILIQDIPLPGAQPPSILKKTSAYGPPTRAVSILPLLGHGVPRLPPGRKPPGPPPGPPPPQVLQMYGRKVGFALDLPPRRRDEDMLYSPELAQRGHDDDISSTSEDDGYPEDMDQDKHDDSTDDSDTDRSDGESEVDEFVHRDDSERDNTEEKKSGLSVRFADMPGKSRKKKKNMKELTPLQAMMLRMAGQEIPEEGREVEEFSEDDDEDDSDDSETEKQSQKQHKEESLSDGTSAASSQQQAPPQSVPPSQIQAPPMPGPPPLGPPPAPPLRPPGPPTGLPPGPPPGAPPFLRPPGMPGLRGPLPRLLPPGPPPGRPPGPPPGPPPGLPPGPPPRGPPPRLPPPAPPGIPPPRPGMMRPPLVPPLGPAPPGLFPPAPLPNPGVLSAPPNLIQRPKADDTSAATIEKKATATISAKPQITNPKAEITRFVPTALRVRRENKGATAAPQRKSEDDSAVPLAKAAPKSGPSVPVSVQTKDDVYEAFMKEMEGLL
- the WBP11 gene encoding WW domain-binding protein 11 isoform X2 codes for the protein MMVRAAVLKMKDPKQIIRDMEKLDEMEFNPVQQPQLNEKVLKDKRKKLRETFERILRLYEKENPDIYKELRKLEVEYEQKRAQLSQYFDAVKNAQHVEVESIPLPDMPHAPSNILIQDIPLPGAQPPSILKKTSAYGPPTRAVSILPLLGHGVPRLPPGRKPPGPPPGPPPPQVLQMYGRKVGFALDLPPRRRDEDMLYSPELAQRGHDDDISSTSEDDGYPEDMDQDKHDDSTDDSDTDRSDGESEVDEFVHRDDSERDNTEEKKSGLSVRFADMPGKSRKKKKNMKELTPLQAMMLRMAGQEIPEEGREVEEFSEDDDEDDSDDSETEKQSQKQHKEESLSDGTSAASSQQQAPPQSVPPSQIQAPPMPGPPPLGPPPAPPLRPPGPPTGLPPGPPPGAPPFLRPPGMPGLRGPLPRLLPPGPPPGRPPGPPPGPPPGLPPGPPPRGPPPRLPPPAPPGIPPPRPGMMRPPLVPPLGPAPPGLFPPAPLPNPGVLSAPPNLIQRPKADDTSAATIEKKATATISAKPQITNPKAEITRFVPTALRVRRENKGATAAPQRKSEDDSAVPLAKAAPKSGPSVPVSVQTKDDVYEAFMKEMEGLL